Proteins found in one Subtercola endophyticus genomic segment:
- a CDS encoding LacI family DNA-binding transcriptional regulator: MVADESRAGRAPSIRDVARLAGVSHQTVSRVLNDHPSIRVETRARVQQVMDDLQYRPNRAARVLVTSRSQTIGVLASAASMYGPASSIQALEQAARAEGYFVNTVNLDGTDRDSIERGLNHLLDQAVEGLVVIAPQVRVFETFHDMNISLPFVTLQSTVASQNALSVDQITGARLATRHLIDLGHRNIYHLAGPQDWIEAEARMHGFLSEMSDRDVAATAPILGDWTAEFGYYAGRELLRVRDFTAIFSSNDQMALGLIHAIREAGLDVPRDVSVVGFDDIPESAHFWPPLTTVRQDFAELGRRAIALLLGTLDDQIAAQPGLVPDLIVRGSTAPPIF, translated from the coding sequence ATCGTGGCAGACGAGTCGCGGGCGGGCCGAGCGCCGAGCATCCGTGATGTCGCACGGCTCGCCGGGGTCTCGCACCAGACCGTCTCGCGGGTTCTGAACGACCACCCGAGCATTCGGGTCGAGACCCGAGCCCGTGTGCAGCAGGTGATGGATGATCTGCAGTACCGCCCCAACCGCGCCGCCCGCGTGCTCGTCACGAGCCGGTCGCAGACCATCGGAGTGCTGGCGTCGGCGGCGTCGATGTACGGGCCCGCGTCGAGCATCCAGGCTCTGGAGCAGGCCGCGCGCGCCGAGGGATACTTCGTCAACACGGTCAACCTCGACGGCACGGATCGCGACTCGATCGAGCGCGGCCTCAATCACCTGCTCGACCAGGCGGTCGAAGGTCTCGTGGTGATCGCGCCGCAGGTGCGCGTGTTCGAGACGTTCCACGACATGAACATCTCGCTGCCGTTCGTCACGCTGCAGAGCACTGTGGCCTCGCAGAACGCGCTTTCGGTCGACCAGATCACTGGCGCGCGCCTCGCCACCCGGCACCTCATCGACCTCGGACATCGCAACATCTACCACCTCGCCGGCCCGCAGGACTGGATCGAGGCCGAAGCGCGCATGCACGGCTTTCTCTCGGAGATGTCTGACCGCGATGTCGCCGCGACCGCGCCGATTCTCGGCGACTGGACGGCCGAGTTCGGCTACTACGCCGGCCGCGAGTTGCTGCGGGTGCGCGACTTCACGGCCATCTTCTCGTCGAACGACCAGATGGCGCTGGGGCTCATCCACGCCATTCGCGAGGCCGGGCTCGACGTGCCGCGCGACGTGAGCGTCGTGGGTTTCGACGACATTCCCGAGTCGGCGCACTTCTGGCCTCCGCTCACCACGGTTCGGCAGGATTTCGCCGAACTCGGCCGCCGGGCCATCGCCCTGCTGCTGGGCACTCTCGACGATCAGATCGCCGCGCAACCCGGCCTCGTGCCTGATCTCATCGTTCGTGGCAGCACCGCCCCGCCGATCTTCTGA
- a CDS encoding Rossmann-fold NAD(P)-binding domain-containing protein — translation MAYSQSKTANIFFAVEAAWRWGADGIVVNALNPGRIAATNLSRHLALPPATFDPAGTTGVSVKTVEQGAATSVLLAACGPCRRPCSQKQRSIRGRDALRGPRYRMLLRFRWWLAQM, via the coding sequence GTGGCGTACAGCCAGTCGAAGACCGCGAACATCTTCTTCGCCGTCGAAGCCGCGTGGCGCTGGGGGGCCGACGGCATCGTGGTGAACGCACTGAACCCCGGGCGCATCGCGGCGACCAACCTGAGCCGCCACCTGGCTCTGCCGCCCGCCACGTTCGATCCGGCAGGAACCACTGGGGTCTCGGTGAAGACGGTCGAGCAGGGCGCCGCCACCTCGGTGCTGCTCGCCGCCTGTGGGCCTTGTCGCAGGCCCTGCTCGCAGAAACAGAGGAGCATTCGAGGGCGTGACGCGCTCCGCGGCCCACGGTATCGAATGCTCCTCCGTTTTCGCTGGTGGCTGGCGCAAATGTGA
- a CDS encoding FAD-binding oxidoreductase, whose translation MTTLPSPELLEDVPAAGGPAEANDAAAAAVTDAAAGTVAEADAGAVAVAVADHADPAAAHASPIDAATLQLLLESVSSASVGAEQTAAVASDRSGTAGAGHPAAVVYAHSVDDVVATLTFANAHRVPVVTRGSGSGLTGGAVAGAGEIVLDLSALNAIREINPVDGTAYVEPGVITADLDRAAAAHGLFFAPDPGSVELSTVGGNIATNAGGLRGAKYGVTRDAVLALDVVLADGRQLHLGPGTVKGVVGYDLLSLFVGSEGTLGVVVGATVRLLPRPIAQATAAAFFDSVATAARASVALATAGVRPSVVELVDGKTLGAIDDLRGTDLAARGGAFLLVQTDGFGALEEIDVVAEVLRRTALSVETSDDPATAAALSAARRDALPAIEARGWALIEDIAVPRSRLAEAFEGVAEISARTGVEIYAFAHAGDGNVHPIILIPGARGVAVTTVPPEAQAAADELFELALRLGGTLTGEHGIGLLKRGWVEREVGADARQLMREVKTLFDPNGILNPGKAI comes from the coding sequence GTGACGACGTTGCCCTCGCCAGAACTGCTCGAAGACGTGCCCGCCGCAGGCGGCCCCGCCGAGGCCAACGATGCCGCCGCTGCCGCTGTGACCGATGCCGCCGCTGGCACCGTGGCCGAGGCTGACGCCGGCGCCGTCGCCGTCGCCGTCGCGGACCATGCCGACCCCGCCGCCGCTCACGCCTCACCGATCGACGCGGCCACCCTTCAGCTGCTGCTCGAGTCCGTCTCGTCGGCGTCTGTCGGCGCGGAGCAGACCGCTGCCGTCGCAAGTGACCGCTCCGGCACGGCGGGAGCCGGGCATCCGGCAGCCGTCGTGTACGCGCACTCGGTCGACGACGTCGTCGCTACCCTCACCTTCGCGAACGCGCACCGCGTGCCCGTGGTGACGCGCGGCTCCGGATCGGGTCTCACGGGCGGCGCCGTTGCGGGAGCGGGGGAGATCGTGCTCGACCTCAGCGCGCTGAACGCGATTCGCGAAATCAACCCCGTCGACGGCACCGCGTATGTCGAGCCGGGGGTCATCACGGCCGATCTCGACCGGGCCGCGGCCGCCCACGGCCTCTTTTTCGCTCCCGACCCCGGCAGCGTCGAGCTCTCGACGGTGGGCGGCAACATCGCCACGAACGCCGGCGGTCTGCGGGGCGCGAAGTACGGCGTGACGCGTGACGCCGTACTGGCGCTCGACGTGGTGCTGGCCGATGGTCGGCAGCTGCATCTCGGCCCCGGAACCGTCAAGGGCGTGGTCGGCTACGACCTGCTTTCGCTCTTCGTCGGCTCCGAGGGCACTCTGGGCGTGGTGGTCGGCGCGACCGTGCGCCTGCTGCCGCGACCGATCGCGCAGGCGACGGCGGCGGCCTTCTTCGATTCCGTGGCGACGGCGGCACGGGCATCCGTCGCCCTGGCGACAGCGGGCGTGCGGCCGAGCGTCGTGGAGCTCGTCGACGGCAAGACGCTCGGGGCCATCGACGACCTTCGCGGTACCGATCTGGCGGCCCGTGGCGGAGCATTTCTGCTCGTGCAGACCGACGGATTCGGCGCGCTCGAAGAGATCGACGTGGTCGCCGAGGTGCTGCGCCGCACCGCGCTCTCGGTCGAGACCAGCGACGATCCGGCAACCGCCGCCGCCTTGTCGGCCGCACGCCGCGATGCGCTGCCGGCCATCGAGGCGCGAGGTTGGGCGCTCATCGAAGACATCGCGGTGCCGCGCTCGCGGCTCGCCGAGGCGTTCGAAGGCGTGGCCGAGATCTCGGCACGTACCGGGGTCGAGATCTACGCTTTTGCGCACGCCGGCGACGGAAACGTGCATCCGATCATTCTGATTCCCGGGGCGCGGGGCGTCGCGGTGACGACCGTGCCGCCCGAGGCGCAGGCCGCCGCCGACGAGCTGTTCGAGCTCGCGCTCAGACTGGGCGGAACGCTCACGGGCGAACACGGTATCGGTCTGCTCAAGCGCGGCTGGGTCGAGCGCGAGGTGGGGGCGGATGCCCGGCAGCTCATGCGCGAGGTCAAAACCCTGTTCGACCCGAACGGCATCCTCAACCCCGGCAAGGCCATCTAG
- a CDS encoding ketopantoate reductase family protein: MTRYVVIGAGAIGATLAAQLHLAGIDAVLVARGENLASIRSRGLTVRRPAVTETVPVAVVGSPDELELRHDDVLVLATKTQDAEAVLSTWAWLPVLDANGETTLLGADLPILTFQNGLSTEDLALRRFARVYGVSIGIAASYLSPGEVVSPSYPTVGVAWLGRYPRADDEQERYVADLLSAGYDVRSVHDIRAWKARKLLGNVVNGLDVLDASDAERAEARKLVVAEATAVLAAAGVAVPDAAAVTAAGSNSRSLTVEPVPGHTLGRLSTWQSFARGASSEVDYLNGEVVLAARLAGVDAPLNERLQRLLGAESRDGAAPGRVPIAELYAAAAAPVPALAREPVPAFAREPVAEALT, translated from the coding sequence ATGACGCGGTACGTTGTCATCGGGGCGGGCGCGATCGGCGCGACCCTCGCCGCCCAGCTGCACCTCGCGGGTATCGACGCCGTACTCGTTGCACGCGGTGAGAATCTCGCGAGCATCCGGAGCCGTGGGCTGACCGTGCGTCGGCCGGCCGTCACCGAGACCGTGCCGGTGGCCGTGGTCGGCTCGCCCGACGAGCTCGAGCTGCGGCACGACGACGTACTCGTACTGGCGACGAAGACCCAAGATGCCGAGGCGGTTCTCAGCACGTGGGCCTGGCTGCCCGTGCTCGATGCCAACGGTGAGACCACGCTGCTCGGTGCCGATCTGCCCATTCTGACCTTTCAGAACGGCCTCAGCACCGAAGACCTGGCGCTGCGCCGGTTCGCTCGGGTGTACGGGGTTTCGATCGGCATCGCGGCGAGCTATCTGTCGCCGGGCGAGGTCGTCTCACCGTCGTATCCGACGGTGGGTGTGGCATGGCTCGGGCGGTATCCGCGTGCAGATGACGAGCAAGAGCGGTACGTCGCCGACCTTCTGAGCGCCGGTTACGACGTGCGCAGCGTGCACGACATTCGCGCCTGGAAGGCGCGCAAACTGCTCGGCAACGTGGTCAACGGGCTCGATGTGCTCGACGCGAGCGATGCGGAACGTGCCGAGGCGCGCAAGCTCGTGGTCGCAGAGGCGACGGCGGTGCTGGCGGCCGCGGGGGTGGCGGTTCCGGATGCTGCGGCGGTGACCGCAGCGGGCAGTAACAGTCGCTCGCTCACGGTCGAGCCGGTGCCCGGGCACACCCTCGGCCGCCTGTCGACCTGGCAGAGCTTTGCGCGCGGCGCCTCGAGCGAGGTGGACTACCTCAACGGCGAAGTCGTGCTGGCGGCGCGGCTGGCCGGGGTGGATGCTCCGCTCAACGAGCGGCTGCAGCGCCTTCTGGGTGCCGAATCCCGCGACGGCGCTGCCCCCGGGCGCGTGCCGATCGCCGAGCTCTATGCCGCAGCGGCAGCGCCGGTGCCTGCGCTTGCTCGCGAGCCCGTGCCTGCGTTTGCTCGCGAGCCCGTCGCCGAAGCCCTGACCTGA
- a CDS encoding dipeptide ABC transporter ATP-binding protein, giving the protein MSAQVTGVPRLADSKGVVTAPDARQTPIVEITNLSVTYSREGRKSAAVSDLTLAIAAGETVAIVGESGSGKSTTANALLGLLPSGGEVSGGSIRIDGADTTHASEKVLRSIRGRVIGLVPQDPMVALNPTLRIGPQVAEAVRRRGDVPKRSLDSEVVEVLEAAGLDNPVLRARQYPHELSGGMRQRVLIAIALAGRPQLIVADEPTSALDVTVQKRILDHLQSLVRDRGISLLIITHDLGVAADRADRVLVMQGGRVVEQGRPAEILVAPAEDYTRRLIAAAPGLSSDGRVKIRHAGGSAAVADRAGAPAAVAAADAAETATPILSIVGVTKDYRLPRSPEGQRTFRAIDSVSIDVPAGQTVGLVGESGSGKTTTLRVALGLEKPTAGRVLFEGVDITDAGWRELRPLRKRFQLVHQNPFSSLDPKFTVGQSILEPLVSFGVGDRASRSARLRELLDQVALPTAFADRRPAELSGGQRQRVAIARALALKPDLVFLDEPVSALDVSVQEQILTLLATLQDELGLSYLFISHDLAVVAQLAHRVAVLNRGVLVEQGATIDVFANPQSDYTKALLDAIPGRSTAVAPARDGVAAATSRAVSSGTASVAAATSSAASSGVASGTASAPTDSREEVPS; this is encoded by the coding sequence ATGAGCGCGCAGGTGACTGGCGTGCCTCGGCTCGCGGATTCGAAAGGTGTCGTCACCGCTCCGGATGCCCGGCAGACGCCCATCGTCGAGATCACCAATCTCTCGGTGACGTATAGCCGCGAGGGGCGCAAGTCTGCCGCCGTCTCCGACCTGACGCTGGCCATCGCCGCGGGCGAGACGGTCGCGATCGTGGGCGAGTCCGGTTCGGGAAAGAGCACCACGGCGAACGCCCTGCTCGGGCTGCTGCCGAGCGGCGGAGAGGTGTCGGGCGGGTCGATCCGCATCGATGGCGCCGACACGACCCACGCGTCAGAGAAGGTGCTGCGGAGCATCCGGGGCCGCGTGATCGGGCTTGTACCGCAAGACCCGATGGTCGCCCTCAACCCGACGCTGCGCATCGGGCCGCAGGTGGCCGAGGCGGTTCGCCGCCGCGGAGACGTGCCGAAGCGCTCGCTCGACTCCGAAGTGGTGGAGGTGCTCGAAGCGGCAGGCCTCGACAACCCCGTACTTCGGGCACGGCAATACCCGCACGAGCTGTCGGGCGGCATGCGGCAGCGGGTGCTGATCGCCATCGCCTTGGCCGGGCGGCCGCAGCTGATCGTGGCCGACGAGCCGACCAGCGCGCTCGATGTCACCGTGCAGAAGCGCATTCTCGACCACCTGCAGTCGCTGGTTCGGGATCGCGGCATTTCGCTGCTCATCATCACGCACGACCTGGGTGTCGCGGCCGACCGCGCCGACCGGGTGCTGGTGATGCAGGGCGGCCGCGTGGTGGAGCAGGGCCGGCCGGCCGAGATTCTGGTGGCGCCGGCAGAGGACTACACACGGCGGCTGATCGCCGCGGCGCCGGGGCTGAGCAGCGACGGGCGGGTGAAGATTAGGCATGCGGGCGGTTCGGCTGCGGTCGCCGACCGCGCGGGCGCGCCTGCCGCCGTTGCCGCTGCCGATGCCGCCGAGACGGCCACGCCGATTCTCTCGATCGTCGGAGTCACGAAAGATTACCGGCTGCCGCGCTCACCTGAGGGGCAGCGTACGTTCCGGGCGATCGACTCGGTGTCGATCGATGTACCCGCGGGCCAGACCGTCGGGCTGGTCGGCGAGTCGGGGTCGGGCAAGACCACCACGCTGCGTGTCGCGCTGGGGCTCGAGAAACCCACAGCCGGCCGAGTGCTGTTCGAAGGCGTCGACATCACCGACGCGGGCTGGCGCGAGCTGCGTCCGTTGCGCAAGCGGTTTCAGCTCGTGCATCAGAATCCGTTCTCGTCGCTCGACCCCAAGTTCACGGTCGGGCAGTCGATTCTCGAGCCACTCGTGTCGTTCGGCGTGGGGGATCGGGCATCCCGCTCGGCCCGCCTGCGCGAACTGCTCGATCAGGTCGCATTGCCGACTGCCTTCGCCGACCGCCGCCCCGCCGAGCTCTCGGGCGGGCAGCGCCAGCGAGTCGCCATTGCGCGGGCACTTGCGCTGAAGCCCGACCTGGTGTTTCTCGACGAGCCGGTGTCGGCGCTCGACGTGTCGGTGCAAGAGCAGATTCTGACGCTGCTGGCCACGCTGCAAGACGAGCTCGGGCTCAGCTACCTGTTCATTTCGCATGACCTCGCGGTCGTAGCCCAGCTGGCCCATCGGGTCGCCGTGCTCAACCGCGGGGTGCTGGTGGAGCAGGGTGCCACCATCGACGTGTTCGCGAACCCGCAGAGCGACTACACGAAGGCGCTGCTCGACGCGATTCCCGGGCGGTCGACGGCCGTAGCGCCGGCGAGGGACGGTGTCGCCGCGGCCACGTCTCGCGCCGTTTCTTCCGGCACAGCGTCGGTCGCCGCGGCCACGTCTTCCGCGGCTTCTTCCGGCGTGGCGTCGGGCACCGCGTCGGCACCTACCGATTCACGTGAGGAGGTCCCATCATGA
- a CDS encoding ABC transporter permease encodes MALDTAFTTSLEEAEERTFAPHDAPDAPGESAASDAERAAKAGHPVAARSARRERFAYTARRVLRRPGLVVAILLIVFVIISAVFPFVFTHYDPYATVPVDKLKAPSLAHLFGTDELGRDLFTRVLYGSTLTIQATLAAVAIAIIVGLALGVVTGFFGGWIDVIFMRFVDVMLAIPRLLLALVIVTALGFGTIPISIAVAVGIVPGFARITRSEVLKVKNLPYIEAARTGGASWLRILVRHILPNSWGPVFVLAVLDFGVAILAISALSFLGFGAAPPAAEWGTLIANGRNFLITSPWLSLLPGLFVGLVVFSLNHISKSIEELQR; translated from the coding sequence ATGGCACTCGATACCGCCTTCACCACCAGTCTCGAAGAGGCTGAGGAGCGCACCTTTGCGCCTCACGACGCTCCGGATGCACCGGGCGAGAGCGCGGCGAGCGATGCTGAGCGCGCGGCGAAGGCCGGGCATCCGGTCGCCGCTCGCAGCGCCAGGCGCGAGCGATTCGCCTACACCGCACGCCGAGTGCTTCGCCGGCCGGGACTGGTCGTCGCGATACTGCTCATCGTCTTCGTGATCATCTCGGCGGTCTTTCCGTTCGTGTTCACCCACTACGACCCGTATGCGACGGTTCCGGTCGACAAGCTGAAGGCGCCGAGTCTCGCGCACCTGTTCGGCACCGACGAACTGGGTCGCGACCTGTTCACCCGGGTGCTGTACGGGTCGACGCTCACCATTCAGGCGACGCTCGCCGCGGTGGCGATCGCCATCATCGTGGGCCTTGCTCTCGGCGTGGTGACCGGCTTCTTCGGCGGCTGGATCGACGTGATCTTCATGCGCTTCGTCGACGTGATGCTGGCCATTCCGCGTCTGCTGCTGGCTCTGGTCATCGTGACTGCGCTTGGCTTCGGAACGATACCCATCTCGATCGCGGTCGCAGTGGGCATCGTGCCCGGGTTCGCCCGCATCACCCGCTCCGAGGTGCTGAAGGTGAAGAATCTGCCGTACATCGAGGCTGCTCGCACCGGCGGCGCGTCGTGGTTGCGCATTCTGGTGCGGCACATTCTGCCGAACTCGTGGGGGCCGGTGTTCGTGCTCGCCGTGCTCGACTTCGGTGTGGCGATTCTGGCCATCTCCGCGCTGAGCTTCTTGGGCTTCGGTGCGGCTCCGCCCGCGGCCGAGTGGGGCACGCTGATCGCGAACGGGCGCAACTTCTTGATCACCTCGCCGTGGCTGAGTCTGCTGCCCGGGCTCTTCGTCGGGCTCGTGGTGTTCAGCCTGAACCACATCTCGAAGTCGATCGAGGAGCTGCAGCGATGA
- a CDS encoding ABC transporter permease, translating into MYARYVSGRVLQAVLVLWAAYTVTFIVLYLLPSDPVQLLLAAGNVDVTQVSPEQLASLKHQYGLDQPVYVQYFTQLFNFVTGNFGESISKNVPVTQLLSQRLPSTLALGASAVALAIVLGVGTASLAVFARVKWLKVALSRLPSIGVSLPPFFVGLLLIQVFAFQLRWFPATGDKGPQSLVLPSIMMAIPTAALLAQVLTRSLEDALAEPYVVTARAKGLSRSVIQWKHAFRNAALPALTLLGLLLGATLTEAVVAETVFTRNGIGELAQESVLAQDIPVVQAIVVMAAALFVVVNLVIDLIYPLLDPRIVHGQRVT; encoded by the coding sequence ATGTACGCACGTTACGTTTCCGGCCGCGTATTGCAGGCGGTGCTCGTTCTGTGGGCGGCTTACACGGTGACCTTCATCGTGCTCTACCTCCTGCCGAGCGATCCGGTACAGCTGCTGCTCGCGGCCGGGAACGTCGACGTGACCCAGGTCAGCCCCGAGCAGCTGGCCAGCCTCAAGCACCAGTACGGTCTCGACCAGCCGGTGTACGTGCAGTACTTCACGCAGCTGTTCAATTTCGTGACGGGCAACTTCGGTGAGTCCATTTCGAAGAACGTTCCGGTGACGCAGCTGCTCTCGCAACGGCTGCCGTCGACGCTCGCACTCGGCGCCTCTGCCGTGGCACTGGCCATCGTGCTCGGCGTGGGTACGGCATCCCTCGCGGTGTTCGCCCGCGTCAAGTGGCTGAAGGTCGCTCTTTCTCGGTTGCCCTCCATCGGCGTCTCGCTGCCGCCGTTCTTCGTGGGCCTGCTGCTCATTCAGGTGTTCGCTTTTCAGCTGCGCTGGTTTCCGGCTACCGGCGACAAGGGCCCGCAGTCGCTGGTGCTGCCCTCGATCATGATGGCGATTCCGACGGCGGCCCTGCTCGCTCAGGTGCTGACCCGCAGCCTCGAAGACGCGCTGGCCGAACCGTATGTCGTCACGGCCCGGGCCAAGGGGCTGTCACGTTCGGTCATCCAGTGGAAGCACGCCTTCCGCAATGCGGCACTGCCCGCGCTGACCCTGCTCGGGTTGCTGCTCGGGGCGACACTCACCGAAGCGGTGGTCGCCGAGACGGTGTTCACTCGCAACGGCATCGGCGAGCTGGCGCAGGAGTCGGTGCTGGCGCAAGACATTCCGGTGGTGCAGGCCATCGTCGTGATGGCTGCCGCCTTGTTCGTGGTCGTCAACCTCGTGATCGACCTCATCTATCCGCTGCTCGACCCTCGCATCGTGCACGGGCAGCGCGTCACCTGA
- a CDS encoding ABC transporter substrate-binding protein, producing the protein MSFNPLRLKRRWAVAASVVTIAALTALTGCSGSSSDASSTGDTATPVAGGTLKLAFWDDQQGCIDPNQVYWIESRSIDRQIADSLTDQDPDTGKIVPWLATSWTTNDNATQFTFTLRDGVTFSDGEKFDATAVKTALDATYALGAKSLLGVSYLAGYDSTTVIDPTHVQVNFKTPNAAFLQATSTTTLAILAPKTYQETPEARCAGAIIGSGAFTLDNYTAATSAHLTKRADYAWPSSLVKNEGAAYLDAIDVTYIKEDSVRNGELSSGQIDIAWPRLPISDADQQVLKAAGDTIETRALPGISYVLTSNITGTKPLSDPLVRQALQKAIDRPTYASTVFWADYPVVKSPVESTTPFATDESSLLAFDLDGAKKLLDQAGWAVGPDGYRYKNGQKLTLDEPLTTSGAGDQLLQDQLKQAGIDLTLDVVTTAQYTQKTAAGDYDLVGTYYTRADPSVLGSVFDQALTKAPTAVNSQDAATAATISADFAKGLQTTDDTQRAAAYADLQKTLITAGVTFPLYERLQVSAVSPKVHGFAFTSEAFLRANDIWLEQ; encoded by the coding sequence ATGTCGTTTAATCCACTCCGACTGAAACGTCGCTGGGCGGTCGCCGCCAGCGTCGTCACGATCGCAGCCCTCACCGCACTGACCGGATGCTCGGGGTCGTCGTCTGACGCCTCGTCGACCGGCGACACCGCGACCCCGGTGGCCGGCGGCACCCTCAAGCTCGCCTTCTGGGACGACCAGCAGGGCTGCATCGACCCGAACCAGGTGTACTGGATCGAGTCGCGCTCCATCGACCGCCAGATCGCCGACTCGCTCACCGACCAAGACCCCGACACCGGCAAGATCGTGCCGTGGCTGGCCACCAGCTGGACCACGAACGACAACGCCACCCAGTTCACCTTCACCCTGCGCGACGGCGTCACATTCAGCGACGGCGAGAAGTTCGACGCCACCGCGGTGAAGACGGCCCTGGATGCGACCTACGCCCTCGGCGCCAAGTCGCTGCTCGGCGTCAGCTACCTCGCCGGCTACGACTCGACCACGGTGATCGACCCGACCCACGTGCAAGTGAACTTCAAGACGCCGAACGCGGCCTTCTTGCAGGCGACCTCCACGACGACGCTGGCGATCCTGGCCCCGAAGACCTACCAGGAGACCCCCGAGGCGCGCTGCGCCGGGGCGATCATCGGCTCGGGTGCGTTCACGCTCGACAACTACACCGCCGCAACGAGCGCGCACCTGACGAAGCGTGCCGACTATGCGTGGCCGTCGAGCCTGGTGAAGAACGAGGGCGCCGCCTACCTCGACGCGATCGATGTCACCTACATCAAGGAAGACAGCGTTCGTAACGGCGAGCTGTCGAGCGGCCAGATCGACATCGCCTGGCCGCGACTGCCGATCTCCGACGCCGACCAGCAGGTGCTAAAGGCGGCCGGCGACACCATCGAGACCCGCGCGCTGCCCGGCATCAGCTACGTGCTGACCTCGAACATCACCGGCACCAAGCCGCTTTCCGACCCGCTGGTTCGCCAGGCGCTGCAGAAGGCCATCGATCGGCCGACCTACGCCTCCACCGTGTTCTGGGCGGACTACCCCGTGGTGAAGAGCCCGGTCGAGTCGACCACGCCGTTCGCCACCGACGAGTCGAGCCTGCTGGCCTTCGACCTCGACGGTGCGAAGAAACTGCTCGACCAGGCCGGCTGGGCCGTCGGCCCCGACGGGTACCGCTACAAGAACGGTCAGAAGCTGACACTGGATGAACCGCTCACCACGAGCGGAGCCGGCGACCAGCTGCTGCAAGACCAGTTGAAGCAGGCCGGTATCGACCTCACTCTCGACGTGGTCACCACCGCTCAGTACACGCAGAAGACCGCCGCCGGCGACTACGACCTGGTGGGCACGTACTACACGAGGGCCGATCCGAGCGTGCTGGGTTCTGTCTTCGACCAGGCCCTGACCAAGGCCCCCACCGCGGTCAACAGCCAAGACGCGGCAACCGCTGCGACGATCAGCGCGGACTTCGCCAAGGGACTGCAGACGACCGACGACACGCAGCGTGCCGCCGCCTACGCCGATCTGCAGAAGACGCTCATCACCGCGGGTGTGACCTTCCCGCTCTACGAGCGCCTCCAGGTCTCGGCGGTCTCGCCGAAGGTGCACGGCTTCGCCTTCACCTCTGAGGCGTTCCTCCGCGCGAACGACATCTGGTTGGAGCAGTAG
- a CDS encoding acyl-CoA dehydrogenase family protein — protein sequence MTLLESRPGDGRADAQQSTGAETLLPPVDTSPAALAAVTAKLAETAAEYDRTGDFPWAGIQVVHDAGLLRLGIGEVYGGRNVSSSEFARVFQALGEGDPSVALLTAMTVFQHVFQAQSTAATGGVEADRGLWPAGVYERLVAESLERPSLVNAIRAEPELGAPARGGLPATRVERTDTGWLLNGHKGFGTGSEGLVYHAVWAATDDEDPLIGHVIVPAGTPGIEIVKTWDHLGLRATSTHDIIYTNVEVPFENFRGVPLSKAPNEKGGSGGIGLSISALYLGVARAAQKFFTTFTNERVPSSLGRPIATTERIQSIAGEIEAQLVQAEEVLYGLASRIDQGDQDALQRSLLAKLIITRSSITAVQTAVGALGNPGLTRNNPLERHLRDVLCSRVHPPQDDAALLIAGKRVLASYVSPVV from the coding sequence ATGACCCTGCTCGAATCGCGGCCGGGTGACGGCCGGGCGGATGCCCAGCAGAGCACCGGCGCAGAAACACTCTTGCCGCCCGTCGACACCAGCCCCGCAGCCCTCGCCGCGGTGACCGCGAAACTCGCCGAGACCGCTGCCGAATACGACCGCACCGGCGATTTTCCCTGGGCGGGAATCCAGGTCGTGCACGATGCCGGGCTGCTACGACTCGGCATCGGCGAGGTCTACGGCGGCCGCAACGTGTCGAGCAGCGAGTTCGCCCGCGTTTTTCAGGCGCTCGGCGAGGGTGACCCGTCGGTCGCCCTGCTGACGGCGATGACGGTCTTTCAGCACGTCTTTCAGGCGCAGTCGACCGCGGCGACCGGCGGCGTCGAAGCCGACCGCGGACTCTGGCCCGCCGGCGTCTATGAGCGGCTCGTCGCCGAATCGCTCGAGCGCCCGTCGCTGGTCAACGCCATCCGCGCCGAACCCGAATTGGGCGCTCCGGCCCGCGGCGGCCTGCCCGCCACACGCGTCGAGCGCACCGACACCGGCTGGCTGCTCAACGGTCACAAGGGCTTCGGCACCGGCTCTGAGGGGCTCGTCTATCACGCGGTCTGGGCCGCCACCGATGACGAAGACCCGCTGATCGGCCACGTCATCGTTCCCGCGGGCACGCCGGGAATCGAGATCGTGAAGACCTGGGATCACCTGGGCCTCCGCGCCACGAGCACGCACGACATCATCTACACGAACGTCGAGGTTCCGTTCGAGAACTTCCGTGGTGTGCCCCTGTCGAAGGCGCCGAACGAGAAGGGCGGATCCGGCGGCATCGGCCTCTCGATCAGCGCTCTCTACCTCGGCGTCGCCCGCGCCGCGCAGAAGTTCTTCACGACCTTCACCAACGAGCGGGTTCCGAGCTCGCTCGGGCGGCCGATCGCCACGACTGAGCGCATCCAGTCGATCGCCGGCGAGATCGAGGCGCAGCTGGTGCAGGCCGAAGAAGTGCTCTACGGCCTCGCATCGCGCATCGACCAAGGCGATCAGGATGCCCTGCAGCGCTCGCTGCTCGCGAAGCTCATCATCACCCGCTCCTCTATTACTGCCGTGCAGACCGCGGTCGGCGCCCTGGGCAACCCGGGCCTCACCCGCAACAATCCGCTCGAGCGCCACCTGCGCGACGTGTTGTGCTCGCGGGTGCACCCCCCGCAAGACGACGCCGCTCTGCTGATCGCCGGCAAGCGCGTTCTCGCCTCGTACGTTTCTCCGGTCGTCTGA